Proteins encoded together in one Carya illinoinensis cultivar Pawnee chromosome 3, C.illinoinensisPawnee_v1, whole genome shotgun sequence window:
- the LOC122304047 gene encoding F-box/kelch-repeat protein At3g23880-like, whose product MPEMEEEEEEEEEEAKVMSDFLPYEVVVEILVRLPVKAVARCRRVCKKWCSVISSNSFIATHINRSLSTGLDNSESSSLRLFQSIKTRIFDLVICRQFEHISLRSDDESFGNNNNFIELKSCPLFCGDPCYGHSDIVGFCKGVVCRAFDHHFHSYYYVLWNPSIHRALRLPQPNIARGIPDYEVKNSHGFGYDPSSNDFKVIRLVYLVRHYNEAQPLVEIYTLNSGCWRAIDPPPQSYIVKKNCLSTFVNGASHWLAHTPPDAAAGTTFRNVILAFDMGKEVFHEIEVPTCFVRESHLNITVGVRDGLICLVPHNHKQSEKQHFSVWVMKDYGIGESWSKLFDIDISLTLLTVVAFRKNGEVLIYIITEEDGELLSYEPNTQQVTHLGFHRSSYDWDRWETHYGAGAFFMEAYSESLVLLNVPDAVSERKEERTRP is encoded by the exons ATGCCcgaaatggaagaagaagaagaagaagaagaagaagaagcaaaagtAATGTCAGATTTTCTACCATACGAAGTTGTAGTCGAAATCCTCGTAAGGCTCCCAGTGAAGGCAGTCGCGAGGTGCAGGCGCGTTTGTAAAAAGTGGTGTTCTGTGATCTCCAGCAATTCCTTCATCGCCACTCACATCAATCGATCTCTTTCTACAGGCCTTGACAACAGTGAGAGCAGCAGCCTACGTCTCTTTCAGTCCATAAAAACAAGGATATTCGATTTAGTGATCTGTAGACAGTTCGAGCACATCAGTCTGCGTTCGGATGACGAATCATTcggtaataataataatttcatcGAGTTGAAATCATGTCCACTTTTCTGCGGCGATCCCTGCTATGGTCATTCCGACATAGTGGGATTTTGCAAAGGGGTAGTCTGTCGGGCTTTCGATCATCATTTTCACTCCTATTATTATGTTCTATGGAACCCTTCCATTCATCGAGCTCTTAGACTTCCACAGCCTAATATTGCTAGAGGGATTCCAGATTATGAAGTGAAGAATTCCCATGGATTTGGCTACGATCCTTCTAGTAATGATTTTAAGGTGATCAGACTTGTATATCTGGTAAGGCATTACAACGAGGCTCAACCGCTGGTTGAGATCTACACTCTTAACTCTGGCTGCTGGCGTGCCATTGATCCCCCTCCTCAATCATATATTGTCAAGAAGAATTGCTTATCTACTTTTGTAAATGGGGCATCGCACTGGCTCGCGCACACTCCACCCGATGCTGCGGCGGGCACCACGTTCCGAAATGTCATACTTGCATTTGATATGGGTAAAGAGGTTTTTCACGAGATTGAAGTGCCCACCTGCTTTGTTCGGGAGTCTCATTTGAACATTACTGTTGGAGTGCGTGACGGATTAATTTGTCTAGTCCCGCATAATCATAAACAAAGTGAGAAACAACATTTTTCTGTATGGGTCATGAAAGACTATGGTATTGGAGAATCTTGGAGTAAGCTATTCGATATTGATATTAGTCTAACACTACTGACGGTGGTAGCCTTCAGGAAGAACGGGGAagttctaatatatattattaccgagGAAGATGGGGAGCTTCTTTCTTACGAACCAAACACGCAACAAGTAACTCATCTGGGATTCCATAGATCTTCATACGACTGGGACAGATGGGAGACACATTATGGCGCGGGGGCCTTTTTCATGGAGGCATACTCAGAGAGCCTTGTTCTACTAAACGTACCAGATGCTGTCTCGGAACGAAAGGAAGAAAG GACTAGGCCCTAA